The genomic window CCATCGACAGCATGCCTATTGCCCCTTCCAGAGAAGGCACATTGTCAGTTTCAATTTTTAACAGATAGCGAACGCTCATGAAAAGTGGGGCTGGCCGCCGGAGAATCAGGTTTCTATAGCAGCGTGATCACTACAGGTTCCTATCAGGGCAAATCCACCTTGAGAGAAGGTCTAGCTTGGAGTTTCAGCCTCTCATCAGGCCACCCAAAGTAGCCATAGAACGCATTGTCCCAGAAAGAGACACCTTGCCGATTCTCAAAAAGTTTTTGCAGCATTTCAGTAAAGTTTAATGCAACGACCCGGCTGCTCCCTGTGGCGTGGTCACCACTATAGCTGTCAAAACAGCGTCCAAGCCTCGCTGGGTGAGTGTCTATGCTAATGTAATCGGGACCACATCCTCTCACGGCGATGACGTATAACCCCTCAGATACTGTGCCGTCAAAATCCTCCGGGTGGTCCTGATAGGCCCCCTCCAAGATGACATGATCCGCCCGCAGAAATTCTGAAGGAGCAACAATGCGCCAGCCCCAGTCTTCCTCTGGAAACAGATCCATCCCGCCACACAGCGAGTAAAATTCATGAAGATCAGGCGGTAGTAGCAAGCCCTGAGGCAGCGACGGCAGACCAGAAGGAGGCTCTATAACACAGCCGTGCTCTTGCCCAACTTGTGCGATGATTTCAGAAATAGTCGTCATTGATTCCGCCCCCCTCTACTTCCCATGCGCCAGCACCACGCGGAAGCCGAGGGTGTTGCGGCGGGCGTCGGAGGGGACGGGGGTGCGGGCGGAGGAGAGGAGCTCTTCCTGGGTGGAAGAGCGCCAGTTGCCGCCACGGGTGGTGCCCAGCACGGGGCGGGCGGGCTCGTCCGGCTTGGCGGGGGGCGTGGGGGCGTAGTCGGTGTCCACCCATTCGGAGACGTTGCCGCCCAGGCCGTAGATGCCGCGCTCATTGGCACGCAGGGCGGCCACAGGGGCCAGGAAGGGGAATTTATCCTCGTAGCCGGGGATGGTGTTTTCCAGGCTGGCTTTGCGCGCAGCGTTCATGTCGGCCAGGTTTTCCACGTCTTCGGGCGGCGGCCAGTCAAAGCCCCAGGGGTAGATGCCACGGATGCGGCTGTTGCGCTCCTCGGGGGTGGTGCCGCGCTCCAGCGGCAGGCCCACGGCGCGGCTCCATTCCTCGTCGGTGGGCAGGCGGTAGAGGTCCTTGGGGCCGATGAGTCCGGCATTGCGCTCGCGCTCGGTCAGCCAGGCGCAGAAGGCGCGCGCCTCGGTGCGGTCCACGCCCACCACGGGCACGGTGCCTGCGCCGCCTTTGTTGCCGGCGTCCAGCCGCATGGGGCGGCGGGCCTGGGTGGCCTTGCAGTACTCCATGTAGTCGCGGTGGCGGGTCTCCCAGGCGGAAAACATCACGTCTCCCAGCGGCACCAGGTTCATGCCCAGGCTGTTGGCCTTCCACTGGCGGCCAAAGGTCACGGCCTTGCGCGTCTGCATGTCGGCAAAGAGCTCTGACTGCTCCCCTTCCCGCACCTCGCCCTCCAGCACCACATCGGCAAAGCCCTCCTCCCGCAGCTCAAACTCCACCGGCCCGGTGCGCACGCGCGGCAGCTCCAGCGGTGTCTCGCCCAGAAACTCATCATGCTGATACACGCGCACCTTTTCCGGCTGGCTCTGCACGATGACGCTGCCGTAGGTCTGGCGCTCCACACGCAGGTGAAAGGCGCGCCAGTTTTTGTCCTCGGCCTGGTCGCCCCGGTCCGTGTCCTTGGCATCGGGCATGTCATCGGGAGAGGGCTGGCCGCTTTCCACAAAGTAGAAGGGCTCCACCTCGTAGTGGTGCTCCTGGCTCAGGTAGGCCTCGCTGCGGTCGCGATCTGTGAGCCAGTAGCGGAAGGCCTCGGCATCGCCATCCGGCACCACGACGAGATACGCGCTCTCCTGGTCCTTGCCGCGCTGATAGCGCACCACCTTGCCCTCAAAGGAGCGGCCGGTGGCTTCGAGGAATCGCTTGAAATACTTCATCTCCACGGGCTCGGCGCTGATGTGGCCGCCCGCGCCGGGCTTGAAGACCATGCCGAGGCTGTTGAGCCAGCGCTCCCCCTTCTGCGGCAGGCGGGAGGGCTCCAGCTTCAGGTCAAAGACGGCCGACTTTTCATCCGAGGCGCGGTGCTCGATCTCCACCTGCTTGTAACCCGGCAGGCGGAGCTGGTAGATGACGGGCACGCCCTCGGCAGGGTTGAGCTCCAGCGGGGTGACGCCGAGCTGGTCCTCCCCGGCAAAGACGGTTGCCCCGGCGGGCTGGGTGATGATCTTGAGATGCGGCACCGTATTGCTCATGGCCACCAGCGTGCGGGCGCGGCGGTTCTGCGCCAGCCACATGCCAAAGCCCACCGCCAGCAGCAGCGCCACCGAGCCGATGGCCGCCCACGTCCACAGCACCCGGCGGGAAGACGGCAGCGGCTGGCCGCGCAGCGCCAGCGCCATCTCCCGTGCGCTGATAAAGCGGCCCCGGGCCTGCGGCGCGCAGGCGGTGCACACCACATCCTGCAGCCTGCGCCAGGACTCCAGCGCGGAGCCCGTCTCCGTGCACGAGGGCAGATCCGGGAAATCCAGCCGGTCCTTGCCCGTGCTGGCCTCATACAGCACCATGCCGAGAGAGAAGATGTCAGACGCCGCCGTGCCCGGCCCCTCCGGAGCCACAAAGCCCTCCGTGCCCACAAAGCTGCGCTGCCCCAGCAGGGCCACCAACCCGATGTCCGCCAGACGGCACACGCCGTCGATGAAGATGAGGTTGGAGGGTTTGACGTCGCGGTGGATGAGCTTGCTGCGGTGCAGGTAGTCCAGCCCCTCGGCGATCGTGACGCCAAACTGGATGCACTGCTCGGCGCGCACGCATTTGTCCCGCTTCATCTGCAGGCCCAGGGTGTGCGGCTGGTAGGAATCGGCCTGGATGTCGCGGCCCTTTTCCAGGTCATCGGCCAGCTCCATCACATAGTAATAAAAGCCCTCCTGGTCATTGCGGCCCACCTGCAGGATGGGCACCAGCGCCTCGTGCCGGCGGGAGATGGGCTCAAAGCGCTTGATGGCCTCAAACTCGCGCTCAAAGGAGTCCGGCCGGTCATAGTCCTCCCGCCACACCACCTTCACCGCACGCAGCATGCCGGTGACGCTGCGCGCCATCCACACCTCCCCAAAAGCCCCGCGCCCGATGATGCGAAGCGTCTCGTGATCTCGGATATCAGGCGCTGTGCGTGGCTTGGGCTGCATGGGCTAGCTGGAGTGCCTGATTACACCGCAGTGGGAGACGGAGGTCAAGGGGACAAGAATCTTCCTCGTCCTCTCGGAAAGGGAGGAGGAGTGAGTAGAAGAAAGAGGAAGATCTGAGCTGCGAATGATCTGGATCTTCTCACCGCCACAGACCACGGCGGCTGGAGGACCAGCCGCCCTACCTGCGCCGGGCCTGCGAGCGCCCAGCGCGAGAAGGTAGGGAGGGCTGTCCCCAGCCCTCCGCCTTCGGAGCCCTGTGCCTGCTAGAAACCCACTCGCATTGATAGCCGGTCATCCTTCTCTTCCTCCTACTCCTCCTCTTCCTCTCGGAAAGGGAGGAGGAGTGAGTAGGAAAAAGAGGAAGATCTGAGC from Prosthecobacter vanneervenii includes these protein-coding regions:
- a CDS encoding SMI1/KNR4 family protein, encoding MTTISEIIAQVGQEHGCVIEPPSGLPSLPQGLLLPPDLHEFYSLCGGMDLFPEEDWGWRIVAPSEFLRADHVILEGAYQDHPEDFDGTVSEGLYVIAVRGCGPDYISIDTHPARLGRCFDSYSGDHATGSSRVVALNFTEMLQKLFENRQGVSFWDNAFYGYFGWPDERLKLQARPSLKVDLP
- a CDS encoding bifunctional serine/threonine-protein kinase/formylglycine-generating enzyme family protein, with the protein product MQPKPRTAPDIRDHETLRIIGRGAFGEVWMARSVTGMLRAVKVVWREDYDRPDSFEREFEAIKRFEPISRRHEALVPILQVGRNDQEGFYYYVMELADDLEKGRDIQADSYQPHTLGLQMKRDKCVRAEQCIQFGVTIAEGLDYLHRSKLIHRDVKPSNLIFIDGVCRLADIGLVALLGQRSFVGTEGFVAPEGPGTAASDIFSLGMVLYEASTGKDRLDFPDLPSCTETGSALESWRRLQDVVCTACAPQARGRFISAREMALALRGQPLPSSRRVLWTWAAIGSVALLLAVGFGMWLAQNRRARTLVAMSNTVPHLKIITQPAGATVFAGEDQLGVTPLELNPAEGVPVIYQLRLPGYKQVEIEHRASDEKSAVFDLKLEPSRLPQKGERWLNSLGMVFKPGAGGHISAEPVEMKYFKRFLEATGRSFEGKVVRYQRGKDQESAYLVVVPDGDAEAFRYWLTDRDRSEAYLSQEHHYEVEPFYFVESGQPSPDDMPDAKDTDRGDQAEDKNWRAFHLRVERQTYGSVIVQSQPEKVRVYQHDEFLGETPLELPRVRTGPVEFELREEGFADVVLEGEVREGEQSELFADMQTRKAVTFGRQWKANSLGMNLVPLGDVMFSAWETRHRDYMEYCKATQARRPMRLDAGNKGGAGTVPVVGVDRTEARAFCAWLTERERNAGLIGPKDLYRLPTDEEWSRAVGLPLERGTTPEERNSRIRGIYPWGFDWPPPEDVENLADMNAARKASLENTIPGYEDKFPFLAPVAALRANERGIYGLGGNVSEWVDTDYAPTPPAKPDEPARPVLGTTRGGNWRSSTQEELLSSARTPVPSDARRNTLGFRVVLAHGK